The genomic DNA CAATCCTCAACTTCAATGAGGACTCAAGTCTCGGTTTGACCAATTCATCGACTGCCTGATGGATCATCTCTTCTACAAGAGTACACATGGAAAGTAAATTCCGGTGAAGCAAGTCAAGATCACGCGTGAGATGGATGGGCATTGTTTCGACCTTAGGTCAGCTTATCTTAACCGAATCGACCAGTGATATAATTCTCGGTCTGTTTTTCTCGAGGCTTGGTGAACAGCTCTTGTGTCGGCCCCATTTCAATGAGATGGCCTTCGTAGAAGAACGCCGTTTGGTCGCTGATTCGGGCCGCCTGTTGCATGTTATGGGTGACGATGACAATCGTGTAATCTTTTTTAAGCTCAAAAATGAGATCTTCGATCCGCGATGTTGAGGCGGGGTCGAGAGCCGAGGCTGGCTCGTCCATCAGAACGACGTCGGGTTGTGTAGCGAGCGTACGAGCAACACATAATCTTTGCTGCTGTCCCCCAGAGAGAGCCAACGCGGAATCGTTGAGTCGATCTTTCACTTCATCCCACAGAGCCGATTGTTTTAACGAATATTCAACAATCTCAGCTAATATTTTCTTGTTTCGAAGCCCAGAGATTTTGGGGCCGAACGCAACATTGTCAAAGATCGACTTGGGAAAGGGTGTTGATTTCTGGAAAACCATGCCGATCCGTTTTCGCAACGCAACCACATCGATCTCTGGTGCATTCAGATCGATATTTTCCAAGAGCACTGTCCCAGTGTGATGTGTTCCTTCGATGAGATCGTTCATTCGATTCAGAGTACGGAGGAATGTACTCTTCCCACATCCGGAAGGGCCGATTAATGCCGTCACGGATTTCGGAGCGATTTTCATCGAGACATCATACAAAACCTGATTCGTACCGTAGTAGAACGAAAGATTCTGTGTTTCGAGTTTCGGGGCTACGGGCGGCGCTTCGGGGAGTTGAACAGTAGGCTCGGACTCTGTGCGGTCTTGCACGAGTTCGGAGAATGAGTGGAATTTTGTTGCGGTCATAATTTTGTATGTTCTGTGATGGTTAGCGAAGGCATCAATCAGGTCACCAGCGATTCCGCTTTTGGAATCGGTTGCGAATGATGATTGCAGTTGCGTTCAGCACGAGCAAAACGACTAACAGCACGATAATTCCCGCAGCTGCCACATGTTGGTATTCCGTTTCCGGCAAGGAAACCCAGTTGAAAATCTGGATGGGCAGGCTTGTAAATCTGTCGAACGGAGCGTCTACAATACTTTGAGGGTTATGAACGACATCCATCGGGCTTGTGATATCGCCGGGAGT from Thalassoglobus polymorphus includes the following:
- the pstB gene encoding phosphate ABC transporter ATP-binding protein PstB, with the translated sequence MKIAPKSVTALIGPSGCGKSTFLRTLNRMNDLIEGTHHTGTVLLENIDLNAPEIDVVALRKRIGMVFQKSTPFPKSIFDNVAFGPKISGLRNKKILAEIVEYSLKQSALWDEVKDRLNDSALALSGGQQQRLCVARTLATQPDVVLMDEPASALDPASTSRIEDLIFELKKDYTIVIVTHNMQQAARISDQTAFFYEGHLIEMGPTQELFTKPREKQTENYITGRFG